TCAAGTTCCTCTATTGATGGAATCTTATTATGTTGCAATTGATATGCTTGTATTTGTGCTTCTATAGATTTCACATAGGCTGCACATCCTTTTCCTTGCACGGATGAGCGCTGTGTAACTACATTTGGAATAATTAATAGTAATAATACAGTTATGACAACCATAACTAATAACATTTCTAAAAGAGTAAAACCTTCCTCATTCTGCATGTAAATGCCCCCTAAATTGAATTCATCATTTGAAACATCGGCATAATCATCGCTAAGTACATCAAAATGACTATAACCCCAATACATGTAAATAAAATGGGTTGAATCACAAATAACATACGTTTAATTTTTTGTTCTACCTTTTCAATAATGAGCTCACTGTAATCACAAAGCTCATTTGCTAAATTACCGTTTGCTTGTCCATGCGTAATGATATAAGCAAGTTCTTTCTCATAATAACCACTTTTATCAATAATAGATTGTAACGGTTCTCCTGCGATTAATTGCCGCTCAATTCGGGCTGCTTCATACTGAAAGAACGGATGATACTTTTGCTTCATCATTATTGTTAATGCTTCGTGCACTGACAATCCACCGTGTAATAAACCACTTAATTGAGCGGAAAAATAGTGCGAATGATTTAAAATAAGAAATGTTTTCATAAGGGGGATACGGATCATAATCTTTACCTGTTGAGTAGGCGGAAGTTTTCGGAAATAAAATATATATAAACTAAATCCCGTTATAACGATAAGAAAAATGATATAAATGGAATAAGGTAATAATTTAATTGTAACTAAAATTTGCTCCGTAAGTGGTGGTGCTGTAGAACGTAAAGAACTATACATCATTTCAAACTGAGGCAATAAAATGAGGTTAAAAACAGAAAGCATAATCATTAAAAAAAATGATAAAAACATAGGATATTGCATTACTTTCATCATATCTTTCCTATATTTATCCTTCTTGTAAAGAAGTACACTCCCTTGTTGCAAAGCAAAAGAAATATCACCATGTCGCTCTGCATAAAACAAATAACTTAACACCTCCGGATGAAACATTAATTGATGAAAAGAAGCGTGCAAACTTTGTCCATTTTTCAATCCCTCGATCATATGCTGTAACTGTAATTTCTTCCCTAACGGTAGTTGAAACTGCAAAAATTCTAACGCCTGTAAAAGTGAGTAACCTTTCTCTAATAAATCACTTAATCTTTTCCATAATAATACTTGATCACTTAAACTCCATTTTCTCTTAAACATATACATCTTCTTCTAAAAAGCCTAAAGCATACCCTTTTCGCACCGACGATTCCAACGTTTCATAGTGATACGTAACATGTTCTCCACTTGCTTCTTTAATCGCTTGTTTTAATTCATATCCATATAACAGTTCATAAATACTTGCCTGCCTCACTTGCCTCATTGATTTACATAAAGTTGAACACTTCCCTCTGCAAAACGGACATTTTAATTCAACGAGTCGCTGAGCAGCTACAGCCAATAATGATTGTTCAATTTCTTGCCTTGTAATACCATAATCCATAAATCGTAGTATCGCTCCTGTCGCATCATTTGTATGCAAGGTTGTCATCACTAAATGTCCCGTCAAACTGGCCCTTACAGCTACTTTTGCTGTTTCTTCATCACGAATTTCGCCAACTAAAATAATATCTGGATCGTGACGCAAAATAGCCTTTAATCCCGTTTCATATGTGATACCAGCTTTTTCATTTATTTGAATTTGTAATAAACCGTCTTTTCTTCTCTCAACTGGATCTTCCAGAGTAACAATACGACGTGTTTCTCCTTTTCTAGCTACTTCTAATAACGCATACATTGTCGTTGTTTTTCCAGAACCAGTCGGCCCAGTAAATACGAGTAACCCATGAGAATGCTTTAAAAAAGAGAGTAATTTTTCCGCTGTACTTGGAAATAACGAAAGATGAGACAACGGCTGAACAGATGATTGTAAATGGAGGCGAATAACTAGACTTTCTTGATATACTGTTGGAAGTGTTGAAAGGCGTAAATACACTTCTGATCCATCAATTTGCAAATATAATGAACCATTTTGAGGCTTTCTCCTCTCTCCTATATCCATTGATGCTAAAAACTTAAAGTGCGAAACAAGCTTTTCTCCAAATTCCTTTTCAATACACCTTTTCGTAATTAAATCTTTCCCTATACGTAATTGAATCGCCACATCCTTTTGCCTGGGCACAATATGTAAGTCTGATGCTTGCACCCTACAAGCTTCTTTCATAATCATATTTGCAAAAAGCTCGACACTATTCATCAACTTTCCCTCCTCACTATGTATATATCATGAAAAAATGCACAAGAAAAATTAGAAATTTTGTATTTTCACTAAGAGAAAAAGGAAAAATATGTTTGTGAAATTATGAACAATTTCCGAATTATTGTCTGAAATTACCTATATGGAAGTTTATCTGTATTATAATGTTAATATCTTGGATAAAGTGATAAAGGTGGAGATCCTAATGGAACAAGCTTTAAAAATTACAGGTGTATTATCTGACCCTACTCGTTATTATATTTATAAATATATTTCGCAAAAACATAATTACGTAACTGTACAAGAAATTGCAGATGAGTTTGACATTCATCCAAACGTAGCGCGTTTACATTTATCTAAATTAGAAGATGTTAATATGCTCAAATCAGAAACAAAAAAAACTGGGAAAGGCGGCAGACCAAGCAGACTATACGTCTTGTCTCAAGATGTCATCCAGTTACAATTCCCATTTCGCGATTATCAATTACTAGCACAGATAGCATTTAATTCACTGCTAAGCTTAGGTAGCGCGGGTGAAAAAGCGCTATATGAAACAGGGAAACAATTCGGAAAAGAATTAATGCAACAACATATGCATCGCTTAAATGTAAGTGCAGAAGCATTGACGATAGAACAAAAAATGCTAATCGCAAAAGAAGCATTCTCAACAGCTGGTTTATCCCCTGTTTTTGAATTAAGTACAGATGGCACAAAAATTTTCTATGATGTACACAATTGCCCATTTAAAGAAGTTGCTGCGCATCATCCGACTGAAATTTGTAATATGCACGGAGATATGATGAAGGGGATTTTTGAAATCCTATTCCCGGACGTGGAATTAACACGAAACGATAGTCTACTAGATGGATGCAAATCTTGTAACTATAAAGTTCAAATTTAGTTTTTCAACTAAGAAGAAGTCAATACTATAATTGGCTTCTTTCTTTTATATGAATGAATATTTACAATAGTTAGAAAAATAAACTATAATGAAGAGAGGTTTTACTTTTTTTAGAAAAGGAGGGAGATGGCATGGAGCGCATGTTTCGCGTTCTCGGCTTTTGGACTGGAATTTTCTCGGTTATGTTTTACGTAGGGGATATGCATTCGACCGCACTATTATTTTTAGGACAAACAGGATTCTTCGTACTTTTAAGTTATTTAAAATTAACAGAGCGTATGTATATATACGTATTCGGGGCATATTTAACCGTTTTCTTCATCGGATTTACATGGTACACAACATTTTTACTTGTCCCTGGAGCTGGACATTAAAAGATGGCAATTTGCCATCTTTTTTTAATTCCGCAATTCCCTAGTTGACTTATAGGTTTTATTACCTTATATTCTATATAACACATTGGAATTAGGGGGAATTAACATGAATACACTGCTTGTCGGGATTAACATCACAGTCATGCTCATTTTAGTTGGCGTATTGTATTATATGCAACATAAGCATGTATCTTTTAATAAACGTGTATTTACTGCTTTAGGAGTCGGAATTATCTTTGGTCTTATATTACAATTTATTTATGAACCTACTTCTAAAGTAATTATCGAATCAAATACCTGGTTCGGTTTAATTGGTAACGGTTATGTGAAATTACTTCAAATGATTGTTATGCCACTTATTTTAGTATCTATTATTTCAGCCTTTACAAAATTACAATTAACGAAAAACCTTGGTAAAATCAGTGGTCTTATTATCGGAATTTTAATTCTTACTACAGGAATTGCCGCAGCTGTCGGTATAGCTGCAAGCGCAGGATTTGATGTATCAGCAACAGGATTACAACAAGGTGATGCAGAATCTGCTCGTCTGAAATTAGTAGAAGAAAGATTTACTTCTATTGAAAAGACAACAATTCCAGACAAATTATTAGAACTGTTGCCTACAAATCCGTTTCTTGATTTAACAGGTGCTCGTCCAACATCAACAATTTCTGTTGTAATATTTGCAGCCTTTATCGGTATTGCCTTTATAGGTGTAAAACGAAAATACCCAGAACAAGCGGAGCTATTTAAGAAGATGCTTGATGCTGTGTATGCAATCGTAATGCGTATGGTAACATTAATTTTACGTCTTACTCCATACGGCGTATTAGCTCTTATGGCAAAGACAGTTGCTGGTAGCGATATTAACGCTATTTTAAAACTTGGTAACTTCGTGTTAGCATCTTACGTAGCACTTATCGTAATGTTCGTTATTCACTTATTATTAATCGCACTATCTGGTTTAAATCCAATTCAATATTTGAAAAAAGTGTTCCCTGTATTAACATTTGCATTCACATCTCGCTCTAGTGCTGGTGCGATGCCATTAAATATTGAAGCACAAAAAGAAAAACTTGGTATTTCTGAAGGAATCGCTAACTTCGCTGCATCCTTTGGGGTATCTATTGGTCAAAACGGTTGCGCAGGTATTTATCCAGCAATGCTTGCTATGATGGTCGCTCCAACTGTAGGAATTGATCCATTACAACCACAATTTATTTTAACTTTAATCGCTGTCGTTGCTATTAGCTCATTCGGTGTTGCCGGCGTTGGTGGCGGTGCAACATTCGCAGCTTTAATCGTACTATCTACAATGAACTTACCAATCGGCATTGTCGCTCTTGTTATCTCGGTTGAACCATTAATCGATATGGGTCGTACGGCTCTTAACGTAAGTGGTTCTATGACAGCAGGTCTTATTTCTAGTAAATGGCTTGGTGAATTAGATCAGGATACGTACAATCAAGATGATGTAAAAACTGGTGAGATTGCTTCATAATGAAAAAGGACGCTAACAGTATATACTGTTAGCGTCTTTTTTATTATGTTCCATCTCTATACATCTTATCTTGAAAGTTATCACTCCAAGTATTCTTCTAGTTGCTCTTTTAACTCCTCTTCAATCTCATAGTAAGATTCATCAACAAGTTCCCCTATTTTCTTACTCCCCAAAATTCTCGATTGAATTGACATTCCTAAAAAAACATTTTCGCATTTCCAAATTGGAATGATGTAAAATTCAATCATCCCCTCTTCTTCATCTAATACCGCTATAGAAACTGATGAATAATAGCC
This Bacillus mycoides DNA region includes the following protein-coding sequences:
- a CDS encoding L-cystine transporter, which produces MNTLLVGINITVMLILVGVLYYMQHKHVSFNKRVFTALGVGIIFGLILQFIYEPTSKVIIESNTWFGLIGNGYVKLLQMIVMPLILVSIISAFTKLQLTKNLGKISGLIIGILILTTGIAAAVGIAASAGFDVSATGLQQGDAESARLKLVEERFTSIEKTTIPDKLLELLPTNPFLDLTGARPTSTISVVIFAAFIGIAFIGVKRKYPEQAELFKKMLDAVYAIVMRMVTLILRLTPYGVLALMAKTVAGSDINAILKLGNFVLASYVALIVMFVIHLLLIALSGLNPIQYLKKVFPVLTFAFTSRSSAGAMPLNIEAQKEKLGISEGIANFAASFGVSIGQNGCAGIYPAMLAMMVAPTVGIDPLQPQFILTLIAVVAISSFGVAGVGGGATFAALIVLSTMNLPIGIVALVISVEPLIDMGRTALNVSGSMTAGLISSKWLGELDQDTYNQDDVKTGEIAS
- a CDS encoding DUF2626 domain-containing protein, whose amino-acid sequence is MERMFRVLGFWTGIFSVMFYVGDMHSTALLFLGQTGFFVLLSYLKLTERMYIYVFGAYLTVFFIGFTWYTTFLLVPGAGH
- a CDS encoding helix-turn-helix transcriptional regulator, coding for MEQALKITGVLSDPTRYYIYKYISQKHNYVTVQEIADEFDIHPNVARLHLSKLEDVNMLKSETKKTGKGGRPSRLYVLSQDVIQLQFPFRDYQLLAQIAFNSLLSLGSAGEKALYETGKQFGKELMQQHMHRLNVSAEALTIEQKMLIAKEAFSTAGLSPVFELSTDGTKIFYDVHNCPFKEVAAHHPTEICNMHGDMMKGIFEILFPDVELTRNDSLLDGCKSCNYKVQI
- the comGB gene encoding competence type IV pilus assembly protein ComGB, which encodes MYMFKRKWSLSDQVLLWKRLSDLLEKGYSLLQALEFLQFQLPLGKKLQLQHMIEGLKNGQSLHASFHQLMFHPEVLSYLFYAERHGDISFALQQGSVLLYKKDKYRKDMMKVMQYPMFLSFFLMIMLSVFNLILLPQFEMMYSSLRSTAPPLTEQILVTIKLLPYSIYIIFLIVITGFSLYIFYFRKLPPTQQVKIMIRIPLMKTFLILNHSHYFSAQLSGLLHGGLSVHEALTIMMKQKYHPFFQYEAARIERQLIAGEPLQSIIDKSGYYEKELAYIITHGQANGNLANELCDYSELIIEKVEQKIKRMLFVIQPILFTCIGVIVILMYLAMIMPMFQMMNSI
- the comGA gene encoding competence type IV pilus ATPase ComGA, producing the protein MNSVELFANMIMKEACRVQASDLHIVPRQKDVAIQLRIGKDLITKRCIEKEFGEKLVSHFKFLASMDIGERRKPQNGSLYLQIDGSEVYLRLSTLPTVYQESLVIRLHLQSSVQPLSHLSLFPSTAEKLLSFLKHSHGLLVFTGPTGSGKTTTMYALLEVARKGETRRIVTLEDPVERRKDGLLQIQINEKAGITYETGLKAILRHDPDIILVGEIRDEETAKVAVRASLTGHLVMTTLHTNDATGAILRFMDYGITRQEIEQSLLAVAAQRLVELKCPFCRGKCSTLCKSMRQVRQASIYELLYGYELKQAIKEASGEHVTYHYETLESSVRKGYALGFLEEDVYV
- the comGC gene encoding competence type IV pilus major pilin ComGC, whose product is MQNEEGFTLLEMLLVMVVITVLLLLIIPNVVTQRSSVQGKGCAAYVKSIEAQIQAYQLQHNKIPSIEELETGKYITSKTCPKGEPIHIFDDGTVSAGKS